Sequence from the Crassostrea angulata isolate pt1a10 chromosome 9, ASM2561291v2, whole genome shotgun sequence genome:
TTGTCACATGTATCTatcgtttacattttttttttactttgaaaccACCTACCTCAAATACACACCGAACAGAAAGAACACGCTCATCATTAAGCCATTTAGAAAGAAAACGGCCTCTACATAAAAATAGGAAGGCTCTCCTAGACCTACAAAAAAAGTTCCTACTGTGTTACCTACTGCACTTCaaactacattgtatataaaacaCAGGTGTTATCAGTCTAGTGCATAATAATATTTAAGGTTTTCCATCTACCTGTAGTGATTGTATATTTCtggttttcattttataaatcttctttttcataatatacattttttatcttttaaatcatTCCCATGAAATAAAGATCTACATGTAGCTAAAATCACAGCAATCAgtataaaaaacataattttactaAAAATATAAAGCACACTCTTTGATACTCAACCCCTAAgcctactgtagattccttcttttatgcgagtacttaattctatGATTCAATGATTTTCAACCAAATCatgagaacataaaatcgcgaataccgaaatttttatcatagtttcatagAGTTTACATATGTCTgtaaataaaagcgagattttaaaattcgcaagACAGGCTTCTCatgattttacgcggatattaattccttgcgattaattaggaatttacagtatttcatttaaattgcaTTATTTTCTCCACCTCCTACTCTTCCCTTACCCTCACAGCTCTGGACAGGGGACAGTCCCTCCCCTCTGTTGACTGTCCAGCATATCTTGGTATCTTTCTTCATGGCAGCCATGACAGAATCATACACACGATAGGCAATACCCAAAGCAACCtaaaatacaaatcaaaaaCAAAGTGTGCTTGTGAATTATAATGCATTGCCAAAcataatattcatataaaagTAAATGTTCCAAAGAAAAGGCTCCGTTTAAAATAATTATCCCTTATACATTTGATTGATTATCACCAGAATGtagcttttaatttttttcaaataatgtaaaccaacttttatttacgctgactttatttcgcgatttaccGGAGATAAGCTTGTTTACGCCGCTAATTATCCCAATCAAGAGGTAGATTATCTGGAGAATATATGAAAACTGGTGTGCAGCAAAAAATATTCGCGATGACGAGGCTCACCAGAAATATTCGCGATGACGAGGCTCACCTTGTTTGCAGCAAGAAATATTCGCGATGACAAGGCTTACACGAACCTCACAAAAATTTCTTGCACTCGAATTTAAGATGCTTTACAGCACTTGACAGCAAGCGACTGATGACGTACCTCGGGGTAAAGGTTGAATCGCTTGAGAACATTGATGGTGTCGGGATACTCGGTGATATTGTCATACATTATCTGGTTCATCCCATTCAGGAATGTTGGAGCCTCTATGATGGTTTTAAAGTATGAGAAATAAAGGCCCtacaatgaaattgaaagatCTTTAATTACCAACTCTGTAAAGGTGACACAGAACATGAGAATTTTCCAAACCCTGGTTGTATATGTTGCAATGCCACTAAGGGTTGTAGATTTTTATCATAGATATGACAGAATACACATGTACTTTTGAAGTAAATATTTACAAGTACATAcacttaataaaataaaacatttcttcaaatataattttgttgatgaaaaatatttgttaattgaCAAAATTGTGTAACTGTATGCAACTGACTCAGTGTCAAAGTAGCTAGTCAcactttgtttatatatggatgaagaaaaagaaaacaacactCTTTGACAATGTAGAAATACAACACATGGAGttgtatttttgtacatgtgATTCTGTGATGCAAACATATTGCAGCTCATACCATTTCTGTTCTGAAAGACAGTTCCCTCTCCAAACCAGACAAGTGGGAGAAGTGCTTGTCTCGCTCAAACATCCCATACACATGGtttctttaaaaacatgaaaataatatcaattGATACATGAGTGAACAAAGTGCAATTTGACATGGAGACAGATTCCTTGGATATAAATGCCAGTTGCGATTCTATTCTATCAAGAAGTGTACCTCAATTTAtgcaaagtaataaaaattcaaatatgttgataaacaaaacaaacctgTGCACATATCCAACTGCTAAAGCTgcaatatataaagatataaattattcaaaaaattgaacaaatctAATAGTATTACAGCAGCAATTAACCAAAATTCAAGAGTGAAGAGTACTTTGTGAAGTTGCAAGTATGAAATAAAGTAATTGTGTTGCAAAGAAATTCATTTCAACAAAAAATCAAGCAATGTGCGCTCATGCAACAACAGACATTGTCTATTTTATAAAACCCACACGGAAACAATGAGTAAAAAACAGTGGAGCAAATTCATGTGATTCACAGGAAGTCGTATTTGCTAAGCTCTCAGGGATTACGTGtacacaaaataaaagaaaattgatatgATCCTTACCTAGAActgcaataaatattttgtacttAAGATCGCCCGACATTCCATTGTCTTCATTGCTCTCCTTCTTTTTACCAGCTTTTTTGCGCGTGGTATTGCTTGATTCGGCGTTtgcatttgtgttttgattttgGTGCCTTTTTCTAGCTGCCATTTTGTTTCAAGTTAACCCGTACGATGAATAAAcgacaaaatataaatatttgtttaatggCATTATATATACTTCTTGTTTATAAAAAGGATaaagaataatttaaaaaaaagaaactcatGAAACCAAACTtgcttgatataaaatattttttgttaaataatgattcattttcaaatttcagCCGAATATTTTTCGCAAAACttatcatgtttttatttttttttctcgccAGTCTTCTAGCAACgacaattaaaatgaatataattaacATTAACGTTCCAACCATCAATTTTATGTGTACATATCATATTATTCTTTAGTTTCTTATAAACGGGCACCTGCTACTTCCGATTTCTTCCTTATATGGAAGTTTCCGGAGTATCCACGGGTAACATGGTAGTTTACAATATGTCGGACGTGTAAGAACTTTAAACCTGTAGATTTTGTGATAATCGCTCAGAACTTCTGTTGTACTGAATAACAAAAAGTGAAAATGGCTGCAGCAATAGTTGAGGGTCCAGTCTTAGCCGACTCGAATTTTAAAACCCGTCCGCCGTTCCAATCATATTTACAAGTGGACACAAATGCAGGTGGAAACACAGTGCAACAGATTGAAAACCATAGGCGGATCCGACAGATGAAATTCCCCACCCTCAGCGGCAGGGCTGATGTCGACTCTTTCAAAGCATTCCCGGCAAAAGATATCGGGTTCAAACGCTGGAATGATGAAGGGGACTTCCGTGCTAACGCACCCTACCGGGATTATGATAACATCGTTGACCCCGTGTCTGGGTTTGTATCGGCAGGGGGAGATGTTGACAGGGGGACGGGACACAAGAAAATAAGGCCCCTGGCCCAGCTGAACGATGTTCCACAGTGCGCCGCACCCCAGAGCAAGCACTCGGACAGAAAGAATTCCGAGAAGGCCCCTCCTGAACTCAGGCGCTCCAATACTTATGAACCTGGGGCACCGTCCTTCTGGAACAGTAGGAAAACTTCTGATGAGTGGATCAAGTCTCAGCTAGGAGGTATAGATATTTCAGTGTCAAATGATTATTCGTAACATGAAACATGTGAAAGATAgtgtaattttaaaagaaacaaaatttaaactctctctctttctctcccctcctctctctctctctctctctctctctctctctctctctctctctctctctctctctttctctctctcataatgCATAATGCTGGATTGGAATACATGCACGTTGTTACAATTTGTAAAGCTGTCTGTCATATTGAATAAAAGTGgttgaaatctctctctctctctctctctctctctctctctctctctctctctctctctctctctctctctctctctcctagctctatatatttaatatatatagagctatatttatataaacaaattcCAATTTCACCCTGTTATTTATTATCATACAGActtaaatattgacaaatcaACTCATTTATGCCGGTTGACGATTTTTTCCGCTGTGGGTCTGTTAAATTCTAAATGCATTCATCGTCGAGCACAAAAGCTCTCGATGACTTACCGCTTCTAAATTACACTGCAATATAAATGAGATACTAATCTGAATTTGATTGATCGATAGATTCGTTTCGAATAAGAATTCATTTGTAATACTAATAACACTCGATACTTCGCTGGAGAAATCCCAATGTCACTTGTTCCATTCAACGAAAACCTAACAAGGAAAGTTTTAATTACCTTGGGTATAGTTTGCACACTTTACAccatttagaattttaaatggaaaatataATCGGTTCATATGAAGAATGAATAGGGTCATTTATTAATCCTGCTGTGCTGTTTATATTATAGCCCTATATAAAGTTCAAGTTTATATGTGTacaaacagtgaaattgaagtaaaTTACATAATGACTTTAAATTCATAAACTTACAAGTAACATATACACGTATAGATACAAATAATGCACCCACGGATATTAGATTTGATGGAGTACATCATATCTTATACGAgtaatttaatgtaaaatatgatCAAGGAACGAACTCGATTAAATTAGGGGGATATTTACAATACATATTTATACTTTAGTTATTTCATACatagataaaataaatgatttttaacaaatgtaCAAGCCTAAATGCTCAATCttaaatttacaatgaaaaagGCATTTACAGAATTTTCCCAATAAATTTAAGCTccttgcatgtttttttttttttaattaaattttcaatccATACGcgcaaaaaatagattttaagttgtcatttaaattcCTCATGAATTCTCCAAATCAGTTTTTCGTGCAGCGATTTATATTCATGAAGTTATTTTCAGCGTCAAAACAAGATAACTTTTGGCCACAGCCTCTGAAATATTGATAATGTAAACTGTACctcttgtttataaaacaatacTACACGTGCAGCGAAATTTTCGAAATCTTGTCAATTTTGAAtcaacttatttataaataattgatatgcCTTAGTTTCGCACTGTTTGCGTGCGAAAACTCTGTAATTAACAATACTTTGACAGTCATTACAAACCTACATTTATTAGTTTTAGCGCTAATTAAACATAGAAGTATGTTTGGTCATTGGATCGGGTGGCGACTAATCGACCtgtcttaaaattacaaaggCTGGATTGTGTCTTACTTACAAAACGCCGTTTAAATGTCTCGATATCCGACATTGATAGCCTAACAGACTTAcacagagagagaaaaaaacctgTATATTTGGGGATTTTAAAATAtcgattattttaaaatgatttttacctTTGCCATTCTCTTGGGGTATATCTTTTTCTTTTGGATTATGCAGGCTTCGtgcaaatataattacatgtatatctgtaaTCATCTGTTTAAATCGATAAGATAACAAGTCTAGGATCATATCGACTAAATAAAGAAAAGATTGCAAAAAAAACTATGTACAAAGATCTTGtatacagaaataaaaattacatgtcaGATTGCATATATTGTTTTAGTTTGTTTCTTCTTTTATATGAAGCGACCTCTTGTTAGAAAATGATCAAATAGGAGAACAAAATTTCGTTctattaaaaatttctttgatcaTTTTCTAACAAGACGtcgctttttttttaaaattattatcattatgccgtccatttatttacatatttaatgtaattcagaTGAAAagcatatttacatgtagataagAATGCATAcgtataaaaaaggaaaatgaattAATACGTTGTTATACGTTGTTATACGTTGTTATTTATGTATGGTCTGTTTTGTTGTTCAAAGTACTTATGTGTACCTTCATTTTTGTATTACATgccgagttttgttttttttaattttaggttGGACCAGTGATTATGATCCCCGTAAAGAGGCCCCCGAGACGTCACGGTGGAGGTCAAAGGTGAGAATGAATACGTAAAGGATACATTGTAATTCAGATATACTTGAAAATGTCTTGatacaaaactttaaaaaaaatttttacatgGATTCATTTAAGACAGCCATTTACGCCGTTGATCATGAGGTGGCAATTGCAttgcatattttattcatatcacAGAAATTTGGCATACCTTGTCCTATAAAAAATGTTCACCCATTTACACGATGAATTGCTCATATAATGTTTGTTTCATGTCACAGTGTTCATGTAagttaattttgttattatCACAGGACGGAAGTTACAAGCAGGTacaaattaattacaaaaagaaaacgcGTAATATAAGGTTTTGCTATGAAGGATCTAACTCGTGGAAATCACGATGCATTTGGGTGTTGAATTCAATTTTGGCACACGCGCAAATGACACGCCCTTATCCACAATGATCAAAATCCCTTCCTGCACGAAACAGAATATAAAGCATCtaccatttattttttattcccaCTTCAcctttttgattatttttcccCCAGTTTGACATAACATGGACAGTTCATTCCCATCTTATAACCTATTAAACTTTGAATCGATCAGATTCAATATTCTACCGAGTCATTCTTTTATAACACGAATCTTTATAGCCATCTCcatttatttacatgaaattctttttaaaaagatcaaTCATGTTACTCACCTTCTTATTTCGGGTTAACGTAAGAACTTTACTTATACACAGTTTTATATTTGCAAGTTGGTAAAATGCAGGCGAAAATTGAAATGCACGTTTTATGTGTTTGAACCATAAAGATGCTAATGACACACTTTgagaaaaagttatataaagcATAAAGAACGTACTCTACAGATATAAACGACTAAACGAGTATGACTTACTAGTATATTTATAACttcattttctaaaatataataatatgatataaatataaagattatgataaatatatgatattttattgtgACTGAActaaagaaataagaaaacgcaaaaaattatatacatgtacaagagaAAAATTTTACCATGAACTTTGCATCTCTCATACATTCATGTAATagttaagtttagaaatctttgattataaacttgtaatataacaAACAAGAGTATGACATTGTAAGCTTGCGTTTCATTATGTATTAAGTATTAAACTACTCGGTTTATATAACTGTATTTCACCATCTATTGCAGTCGGCCTTCGTTCCCAAACCTCCCTCTGAACAAAGCAAAGATGGACGGGACCACCTCGCCCTCAAGTTTATGTATGGATCCTCCACCCAAAAGTAAGAGATCGTGCAGTGTGGAAAcgcattttaaaaattgtaactaAGACAAATATTGCAAAATGCATAATTTATCAAAGTGAGTTGTAACAATGCAGAGAAAATATCAGAAATATCGATCTCGCTGTCACATGTGTCAAGTAATTATATATAGTATAGGGGGAAAGGCATCAGACGTGCGTAAAAATGTACACGAATGCGAGGAAAATTAGACAATGCAGACACGTtgcgattttaaaaaaaatctaagataCGTAAAATGTCCACGCCTTTGGTACATTTATCCATGATTACTTTTTACCATAAATTGATGTTCAGTTATCTCTCAGAAAAGTGATGACGATGTTATTTTCAATCTCTTGTAGATCAATGTCTTTTCGATGAAAAAGCCGCATTTTTTGGCTATTTGTTAATGCGTGTAAACGTATTGATCCAATACGTTTTAGACATCAAAATGAGGCGTGAATTACCGGAAATATGGAGAAtgaataaatagaaaattactTTTCAATGTGATTAAGTTCAATTGTATAATTGCAGAAAGTTatagttttacaatataatcatatatatttcatgtttCAATAAATCGTTCATTTATTACATCGTCCATATAAGTGCAGTCTAGCTTAAAGTAGAGCCCACACAAATATGCGGGAGCCCTGTCTGAATCCCGTTGTACCTCTGTTTGTCAATGTGATAACTCAAATTAGCTTTAATTACTCTTTTCAATGTCAGATCTTACGAGGAGGTACCGTGGGATAACATGCTTCCCTCCAAACAGTGGGCGCCCGTCAGTACCCTGGAGGACAGGCCAGACATGATCTCCCAGACCTACACCCTCAAGAGATACGACCCCGCGGCCCAGGAGTGGCAGGTATATCACAAATACTGACCAATCAATGAAAACGAAATATAATACTGACCAATCAATGAAGACAAAAATATAACCCCGCCCAAATACTGACCaatcaatgaaaacaaaatataatacagaccaatcaatgaaaacaaaaatataaacctgccaaatactgaccaatcactgaaaacaaaaatataaacccGCTCAACTCCCAAACTCCATttgtaaagaaaagaaatattccAATCGTTATATTATGAcaattcatcattttttatcaacaaGAGAAGCGTAGATCTCCCACCTCCAAACAATCACTGTTCTTGGTTTTGGAttccaataatttttttctagaccgtatcttataaaaatgtaaactatAAATTCACCACCGCACCCCAACCCTTAtttgtaaaataagaaaaacatttcTGTCGTTTTCAATGTAAGCATCACTGTAATAGATTTtcctgctttttttttttgcgcaTAGGGTACCGGAAGATCCTGGGACTGGTTCCAAAAAAGGCGTGGCTATTACAAGGACGGACCAATCAACTTGTGAGTCAGAGTCGCCATGTGATTTTCAGTTGGTTCCTATAACATGCAGTcagaattttaaagaatatttgatgtatctaaatattgttttttcctaatttttgaAGCTCAAGCCCTTGCCCAAGAACTCAACATATACCGAACTATAGGTAGGTATTTTAATCTAGAAATTGTGTGATGGttagatatatataaagttatttttttggTATAACTTAGTAAATTCATATTATCATGAGAAACACAGAAGCTAGCATTATATTTGAAGTAAATGAAATGTAACAtatttttgatagattttaaTCTACAACAAATTATTTGTTTTCCATTCCAGCGGTTGTATAGGGGCAGATAACTTGGACGAAAAAGACAACCAGAAAGAGCCGTTTTATCCTTATACAATCAAGAGAGTTAACATTCCTAGATATAGCGAGACAGGACAGTAAGTGTTACAAGTATTCTATGGGAATGGTCACTAAACCAGACACGCCATATTTACCTGCCTCTCATTCAATGTAAGGCTGTCAGAAATGAGATCAGATTACTATTCAAGCCTCCAAACTGAAAACGTACAGTAATACTTAGTCTAGTATACTACATGCAGTATTGGTTTTTCGCAATGAGCCCATTATGAGAACAGTTATTGGCAGAAGTTAACACattcaagattttgatttatCATTGTGGGTTAACGTCAACCTACAACGTGCTTGTATAAACTGTAAAACTGAAATTAGATTTTGACACGTATATTTTGCGACACTTGTATCTcagttaaaatgtaatttagaaTATCTCAATGGCAATATTGGATAGAGTTCCGGATAGTGTATTAcatgatatttaattttgaataggTTTTGAAAGGATGAAATCACTTAACAGATGAAAGCAGTCTCTTTTTATACagtgaattattgaaaatttacaatGCTTTGGATAAAAAACGGGTGAATATATATGTTACATCCTGAGTATAGTGTTGATAGCTTGGCACATTTCTTATCGACGCATTTATCGATGATTTTATAAACCCAGAACATGCAGTGAAATTCCTTGTGACTATGCTCTTccagtaaataaaaatgaatagaaTGGGCAGACCTTGGTACAAAATTTGTACCAAGGTCCGCCCATTCTATTGAAAAGACGATATGTGTATGAAGGAATTAAGCAGATCGGACAAGACtcgtttataattttatttattgccaAATTCTCACCTCTTATATGGAAAAAAAACTTAGCGAtcagaaatgaaattttaattaaatgtagGGCAGGGCGAAAAGTCTTAGGAGATTGAATGGAAACATTGTACCCTTACCATAAATAGTGATTTATATCTCCCATGTGATtgttttgtggggttttttttttgtttttgtttttttttttggggggggggcgaGGG
This genomic interval carries:
- the LOC128163925 gene encoding spermatogenesis-associated protein 48-like isoform X2 — its product is MAAAIVEGPVLADSNFKTRPPFQSYLQVDTNAGGNTVQQIENHRRIRQMKFPTLSGRADVDSFKAFPAKDIGFKRWNDEGDFRANAPYRDYDNIVDPVSGFVSAGGDVDRGTGHKKIRPLAQLNDVPQCAAPQSKHSDRKNSEKAPPELRRSNTYEPGAPSFWNSRKTSDEWIKSQLGGWTSDYDPRKEAPETSRWRSKSAFVPKPPSEQSKDGRDHLALKFMYGSSTQKSYEEVPWDNMLPSKQWAPVSTLEDRPDMISQTYTLKRYDPAAQEWQGTGRSWDWFQKRRGYYKDGPINFSSPCPRTQHIPNYSGCIGADNLDEKDNQKEPFYPYTIKRVNIPRYSETGHRPNIPGYQGCTLWQGVYAPAHSTKIVNAQSTTSTVHKSMPVSPNNSNHKRDSQMSKMVTTVPPCNPFNQINKLEEVLESKVQ
- the LOC128163925 gene encoding spermatogenesis-associated protein 48-like isoform X1, whose product is MAAAIVEGPVLADSNFKTRPPFQSYLQVDTNAGGNTVQQIENHRRIRQMKFPTLSGRADVDSFKAFPAKDIGFKRWNDEGDFRANAPYRDYDNIVDPVSGFVSAGGDVDRGTGHKKIRPLAQLNDVPQCAAPQSKHSDRKNSEKAPPELRRSNTYEPGAPSFWNSRKTSDEWIKSQLGGWTSDYDPRKEAPETSRWRSKDGSYKQSAFVPKPPSEQSKDGRDHLALKFMYGSSTQKSYEEVPWDNMLPSKQWAPVSTLEDRPDMISQTYTLKRYDPAAQEWQGTGRSWDWFQKRRGYYKDGPINFSSPCPRTQHIPNYSGCIGADNLDEKDNQKEPFYPYTIKRVNIPRYSETGHRPNIPGYQGCTLWQGVYAPAHSTKIVNAQSTTSTVHKSMPVSPNNSNHKRDSQMSKMVTTVPPCNPFNQINKLEEVLESKVQ